TAACACAATGCCTGAAACTTGAGCTTCGATCTTGGGATCTAGCATAGCCTGCAAGAGTAGTTTATATAGTCAACATATAGTTTCAAGAGCAGTGATATGAACATGTTTTAAGATCTTTTGACCTTTAAGATGATGGCTCCTCCTGTTGAGTGACCAACGCAGAAACAGGGCAGTCCCGGGTTTTCTGCGATTACCTTCTCAAGAAACGAGCTCTGCAGATAATTGCTTTTAGGAGATGTGATTTTTGAAGCAACGGTATGGTTTATGAAAATGGTGAGCCTTGTGAAACTTAAAAAGAGACTTATACCAAATCTTCCAATTTTTTAAGAGATCTAATTGTTGAAGCAATGATATGGTTTATGAAGATGTTGAGACTTTGACTATACCAAATCAGTGACAGCATAATCAAGAGAAGGAACATAAGCATGAAGTCCATCGCTTCCACCATGACCTGTTCGGCCAAGATAAAACTCCATTATGTagcgaaaatataaaatttgtaaactaGCATAACTTGGAATAGTTAAAGTGGTTGTATTACCGATCCAGTCTATTCCATAGACCTTGAATCCATTAACATTTAGCTGCTTAGCAAAGTCATTATACCTTCCACTGTTGATCGTTTGAATAACCTGAGTTAGGCTTCCTCTATGGAACGAAAACTTAAGATCAAAATCCAAAGCTACAAAACAAACCTGTGTTCGTTCAGACCGTGGAGCAGAACAACAATCCCCCTGCAAGCAAGCTCACAGACATATATATATCAGCAACAAAAAGATTAAAAGAAGACAATAAACAAGAGACTAAAGATAGAAAACTTGGAATAAAGGTGAACGTAAAGTTACATAGCCAAGAGATCTAGAAGATCATTGTATTATATACACTAAAAAGTTTTCTCTTGACCAAGTCTTCAGTGTGTATACTATACATTGATCTTCGAGATCTCTTGACAAGTTAGCAAAATCATCAATAATCTTTACAAGATTGTCTCAGGTATTGGTGTGATCTTCTTCACATGAATGTTAACAACTAGTCTCAAACAACCACAGCAATAATGAATCCAAGAAATGCAACAACAGAACATAATGTCAACAACTAGTCCCAAACAACCACAACAACTACATGAATCTGAATAACAATTCTTAATTGTTTAGTCTTAGAGCTCTTAACTATAAGACCAATCAAACTAAGTAAGGCACAATAGAATACAATGTAATAAAAGGTAAATGCCGAGGTAAAAGCCAGGACCAGCTGAGGAAAAAAGGACAAAAATAATCAACATCATAATTAAAGCTCAAATTGTCGAGAACCACAAGTCTCGAGACAGGAGAGGGACCTCTTCTCGTTGCATTTCTCAGCAATGGcctaaaatatcttttttttctttaattaatttCACCTATCGAGTTTCCATAGAAACCATCGAATGATCAGTAACCGACAAGACAACGAGTAAAGAAACGAAATTGGCAGGAGAGTGGGACCTGTTCTTAACGGAGCCAACACGTGTCCACGACTGAGTGAACAACGTGTCGCCTCTCTCGGTcgtgaagaaggagaaatctCTAACGGAGCTTCCGTCGCCGCCGTTATCCTCCAAAACCCGCCGCATTGCTAAACCCCGTCTAACCGCCACTTCATCATCAACAACCACCGTCTTCGTCGGCTGCGGCGTAGGTGACGGCGAAATGCAGCAGACGACGTTCCGCTTCCTCTGTTTAACCTCTTTGGTTTGGATGACTGTCACGAAGCGGTTAAGCTCCCGCGTGGAGAAGAGAGCGCTGGTGCCAGGTGTCAGAACCAACGGTGAGGAGATTGATCTCATTGGCGATCGCCGACGAGCTGTAGCATTGATCGGATGATGATTTCGAGTACCGTCTACATTGAATGGTAATGAGATTCCAGTGGCTAATACGATCGTTCTCCCGCTTGAGCAGATCATAAACAAAAGGCGAATTTGTATCGCCCTTCTCTGAAATTAGATTAATTCGAGAGTTGAAATAGGAAAGAAAAGTTAGggtttttctttgtttgatgaacagacccaaaaaaaaacacacagaGAGATCTCAAGAAGAAAATTCTGATTAGCAGAATCGCGAGAACAGTGAAGCAGTTTGGtagttaagattttttttaaagaactaTTGGaggaaaattattaaataattcagtcttttttgtttgtaactAGCTGGGGGCTCTGAGAGCACCACCATCGGTGAAGTTCTATAAAAATCAGTATACAAaccattaaataataatattattgttgGAACAAAGGTGAAAATCGTGTCTCTTTCTGTATCTTATTActcaatcaaagtgttcccttatatagggtttagaaggaatagataaatggaaagatggAAAGAGTACAGATCATTATCctgaaagaaaaaaggaaatctACTTAGAGataaacatagagaaaaggaaactatcCTATGTCTAAAGTCGGCCGCTCTCTCTCCCTTTGggccgccgactctctctctccataGGCAACGGTTTGGGCCTTTGGTTACTAGCAATCTACATTGTTCATAACaattataacataataaaaaaatttgattaaaattaattttattggtAAATGATAAACCACTAATATCATGACACAtagcaaaataaattttaggaCCATTTCTAAAAGTACTACTTATAGAACTTCTCTTAACCTTCTCTCTCCTTctgttattattttaatatttaaattttttagaaCCTCGTGTAAATGCAAACGATGGACGTGCTCTgagataaatttatttatacgGCTGTGACTGTCAAGCCAAAACGACGAGAGGAGTCTTTTACATACGCCACGTGGCGTGTTATAATCATCTCCGGTGATGCCAAAGCAGCTTTTAGATTCTCAGCATATACCcccgaaaatttaaaaatcttacgtttattttttcttgtttcgctacaaaaatcaaaattcgaTAGTAGCTACAAACACAAGTTTTAGAGATGTAGTCCCAGCCTGTGCCACTTGCATCTTATCTGACTGACACAATCTGAATTTTGTTCGGTGAGTACCTTGTATCGTCTGCTTTTACCGTCGGTTACTTTGTATCAGCTGGTGTGACCGGGAGCTGGTATCGTTCAAAGCGTTTTCTCCAACTTGTCTTTAAGCTAACGCAATGGTggcataaaaaaggaaaatagagACCAGCAGCTAGAAATGTTAAACTATGAGAATACAGTTACACTTACAACTTGCAAGAAACCAAAATGAATATAGTCCAAGTTTACTAGGgtttattggttgttgtattttaatagatttgaaaatctgaactaaatctagtgttattggttcgatgatttttaaatctgtattaaaatcatgtgttattggtttaatgattcataaattctgtatcaaatcaagtgttattcaattttacgaatttactaatatatttgattttataatggatttgaatgaatttgtttggattttttagttaaaaatacaaagattcaAATCCGATGGAAAACCtacggatttgcatattttactttataaatactatatggatttataaatcaatcaaaatatataaaccaataacacctatACAGCTCCCTCaagttttaattattattattttttatttcaccGGTTTCCAATAACAAGAgttgttgtagtatagtggtaaGTATTCCCGCCTGTCACCCGGGTGACCCGGGTTCGATACCCGGCAACGGCGATTAACTGTTTTTTGTGTGGTGTTTTCAAATACCAGTACACTCGCCACAACGTATCTATCTATATCTCTCTCTCCAGCTGCATCttccctttctctttttttttttttttggtttctaacGTTCTTGTTTATTATGGCAGGTTGGTTTTGAGATGGTGGACCTTTTGGCTGATGCAGAAGGGATATCTGTGAACACCGTTAACTTCAAGGCCTTGTTTGGCAgaggttccttttttttttttcattctccgttgttttcttttctcaaaGTTTGAACCTTTAGGCCTTGTTTGAAACAATGATTAACTTTGTTTTGAGAATCCAGTGAGCTTGACAAGTTCTGTTCCATAAAACCTATTTGATGTACATAACTTGTTTGTAAAGTTTCCTACTTTGAGAAGATTGAAACAGTCTTTTGGACTGTTTCTAACTTTGGCTATTGGTTTTTTCTATTATAGGTCTTATTGGACATGTACCGGTTATGCTGGCGAAATCTCAGACTCTCATGGACGCAAGTGATGAGTCTGTAAGTTAGCtcatcgcaaaaaaaaaaacaactttaaGTGTATGTGTATTTTTACTTGTAAATCAACTTATTGATTGGTGGAACTGTCTGAAGGTCGCACAAATTGTTTCCTTTTACAAGATCTAAACCAAGTACTTATGGTATGCATTTATATCTTCCCTCTCTTTCTCGCCCTCCAAGTTCTTGATTTAAAGTGCATATGCGACGGTCTTAAAGATCTTTCTGTACCCTCTTTGAGATCTACGAAGATTTAGCTTTGCCCTTTGGTACACTGCGTTTATTGCCAAAAGGTGGTCACGGTGGGCACAATGGGTAACAAAAGCTTCTCACTGTGTTATCTTTACAGGTTAAAGGATGTTTTTACTACTTGAAAAACAGAGTGGATAGATAATTTTCTACTGTTTTCACTATCAAGTTTTCAAGAAGAGAAACTCTAGCACTACAAGAAAGAGTAGCAAATAGCGACGGTAACATTTACGGGTATCTCGTCGGAATTAGTTAAGTCCGATGTGTTGCCGAGAAACCGCAAGACGTCGGAGTTTGGGTCTCGGAAATGAGTAGTCATCGGTCAACTGTCGGAAACTACCTAGAAGCTCATTTGTCGGAAATCTCGTCGGAACGGTTCTCGGTAATTTCCGATGCTTATCTGAGGTGAAAATTTTGTCGGTCAAATCGATGGTTCTCGGTAACTTCCGATGGTCTTCTGAGGCGACGTAATTGTCGGTCTTCTGTCGGTAAGTAATCGGTTTAGTTTCTGGGAAATTGATCAGTAATTAAATACCTATGCCGCACCGTTGAATATGGTTTAACGAAAAGTAGTCGGTGTAATTGCCGGAAATAACAGAGGTGTTCTCGAGAATGAAGACGTCGGAAATAATATAGTTGATTGTCGGGAAAAATGTGGCTAAATTATGACGTTTTTTGGTGTAAAAATCACGTTTATTTGAAAGTGAAAGACAAATGCAttcaaacatataaaaatacatcaaTAAAGTTTAACTTGGattgaaacataaaatattttacagaccataatttaaaatatcttaCAACATCCAGCAAACATAACTTTCAACCTACAAACCACAttgttgaaacaaaaaattttgCAAGCCAATTTGACAAAGCatatttaacaaacaaaaaaatttctacaaataCCACGTTAGGCTTCGAAGGTGTTATTAGCGGTTGCAGCTTGTCTTGCAGCTTGAGAGGGTAGGACATGATCAGGGAACATGTTTCGCATGACAGTACTCCAATACTGAGCATCTTCAACTTGAGAAGACAACTCATCACACTTATTGGTAACTTGGACGAGCTTTGTTTGTGTCTCCAGATACAGTGCTTTGTAATCCGGAGATTGAGTTGCATAACTTGGACCACTTGGTTCACCGATATCCATTGTTCCATACCCAAAACGGCGACCATTTTTTGTTACTTTAACCTCCTATAAATGAGAATATGAAAAGTAAAGTCAGAAAGTTAATTTgtctaaatttttgaaaaaggaCTTACAGAATCGTAAATGGCATTTTTTCGGCTTGAGTGAGTTGGAGATCACCGCAAGTTTCTTCGCCTTGGGTCATTTGTGTGAGCTTCTCTTCCTCAAGCGCTCTGCATCTGCGAGCAATATGCTCAGCCTTTTTGTCTACAAAAAGGCCATCGGATTTCCTCTTATGCGTCTTttccatgaatgttaccatatCCGGCAGTTCACCAGTCACTTCATCTCGCTAAAGACAAAATAAATCACAAGTTAAATACgtatagaaaattaaaattaaaatgacataGAAAGACATAAATAATACCATGTTTTCTCGCATTCGAATATATGGACATGAACCGCAAGTGTGCTTGGATATTCCATAACCTCCCCTGTCGCTATTTCGGTTTTTAGAATTTGTCTTGCTCCGTTTGGCATTTTTCTCCAGGGTCCAATACACAATAAACCCGAGCCAAACCGATCCCTTCATCCAAGTTGGTTTGTTATCCACCCCTTGACGCCATAATACCTTCCACTTGTAAACTCTGTCTAGCAAACAAGCTGCACATTTTGCATCAGAATGTTCTCGTACAAGAGTAGTATGACAGTAATCCCAGTAGTATTTTTGCTAACATAAATACAATACTTTGTTAGTACACATATATTGACAAATATAATCTGTAAGATAGAAATAATAATGTGAGTCATCAATATTACCGCAAATGCCTTAAACCACCGTTCCTTAGTGTCAGACGATAGTAATGTCCAATTCAGAGCAGCTACGGGAAAATCATTCTCCATGATTTTTTTGATTGACTTTGTTATCCCCTTCGTGTATTCAAACCTTGTAATATATATcagaatataaatattgtatacatatatattgtttataatatgAGATAAGAAAATAAGTCGGAAACATGAATAAACATGGCATACATACCATCCTGCACCATTCACTCTCTTAGGATGAAGTTTGGGCAAATCACTTCTTCCTGGTGCAAGAAGCAACTCATCTAACGTCATAAGGTCAACATGAATAGTTGGTGCATTTGGAACAGGGACATCGTCCATCTCGATTTCTGGACTTGGAGGTTGTGGACTTGGAGGTTGTGTCTCGTCGTTTCCGAATTGAGTTCCTGTGCCTGAGACTTGTTCTAAGAAACCACGCCATGATCCAGGTTCTGGGAAAAGCGCCATTCTTGTAAAGTGAAAAAGAAACAATTAGTAATAATAACTAGTAAACAAATAACATCATAGTTTTATCATAAACAGATTCCTAAACTACATATCTAACAATATAACCATGAACTTATTGGAATACCAATCAGGATGGGAGATAAGAAACATTACCTTGGAAATTTGGTGAAATGACAGAAGCTGAAAAGGTTAAAGATTAGTCCTCTATATGTAATAGATTGCCTCGTAAACCTATCCCTGTAAAATTAGCCGggaaattaaaatgaaatgaaatttgGAAGCGGGAAAAAGGATCTAGAGAACGATTAATTACTGACAACAGAGGGCAATCCTTCTCGAAAAATCGTCCCTTATGCTGGTAATTAACTGAGACAGTAAATTAATTTGATTAGAGAGGAGATGTGACTGTCGTAAATTTATCCTTTCCGAGAAAAGTTTTCTGGGAAAGGCGTTGGTAGGATGAGATGTGACTGTCATTAGTTTAACCCTAAGcccttttaaaaagaaatatgggCCCGTTATATTTAGACATTGGGCTTGAGAAggttaaaaagaaatttaattaaGAAAAGTTAAACGATGTCGTAGAATAAGTAATCAAAGACTTGGGTTGATCTgactttcaaattttcaaactaGAAAAGTGATAAAACAGAGGAGATTCATCAGTTATTCAATCTGAATCAGAAGAATATTCAGATGAAACGGAATCTCTGTAGCTTCCAAATTCTCCACCACTATCTTCATTGCCGTCGCCTTCGTAAACGTCTTCCGGAAATTCATCCTCTTCATTGACGAGAGGAATCTCTTCAACTGAATGCTGAGATGGCTGTGTCACTGTTAAACCATTTTGCTGCAAAGGTTCATTGTCTCTCACCCCTACTACTCTACCACGTGGATTGATCTGGGTTACAGTAATCCACGGATTACGCCGACCCGTTACTCGTGGATAGGGGATATATGACACCTGGTCTGCTTGACTTGCAAGTATAAATGGATCATATTTGTTGAGGCGCCTACCTGTGTGTATTTCAGTAACCCCAAACTTTGTTGTTCTAACTCCAACTCCAATGATAGGATCATACCAATCACATTTGAACAACACACATTTGAGATTAATTACTCCTGGGTACTCGACCTCGATGATGTCGTTGATTTCGCCATAGTAATCCAAAGTGattatttgtttttctattgTTCGTGCCCGGTCGTTTCCTAAACATATAGCCACGGGTACAATACATAGGAGACGATATTGCTTGGGATAAGGGACCACCGATCAACTCTAAAAGCCATGTGTCTTGCGGTTGGTTCATAGCCAATTGTGATTTGATCTACGCAAAAGAGACACCAAATATGTAACTATAGTAACAAAATTTAAGAGAATATAATCCTAGTGAAAGTTAGACTTATGTAATACTGCAACCACTTCGAAAAATTTTGGCTTTTCATTTGCTCTAACTGTGTTTCAGACACATCACCGTACTCTCCGCGTATTTGATCATCAAAAATCCTGTAACATTAAAATTAACTCAAAGATATACACAGTAGTTATACTAATATTTAAAAAGCTGAAAACTAACTAAAGAGGAACCAATACCTTTCATAAGGTCGTATGTTATCGCAATTCCGAAGAATGTAATTATGGATATGATCGAACTCTTGGTCTGTAAGCCATACACTTTTCTTTTTGCCACTAAGCCTCCCGATTTCAGAAAAAATGTCAGGCACAGGTGTGGGATAAATACGCCTTTCTCCTCTATCGTCGTATCTCCCATGTTTTCTTAACTTGATTTGAGCATGTGGAGAAAAATAATatgatgaaaaatatgaaatttcttGGTTTATGCATTGGGCAACAATAGATCCTTCCACCTTACTCagattttttatcattttcttcaGATAGTACATGGATTTTTCACATTGATACATCCATCGATATTGAACAGGTCCTCCAAGGATTGCTTGACGAGGTAAATGGataactagatgctccatcacaTCAAAAAATGAAGGTGGAAATACTTTTTCCAAATTACATACGAGAACAGGAATGTTTTGATCAAGTATATGTAATCCTTCGATAGTGTGAGACCTTGAACAGAGATCTCTGAAGAAAGACCCAATACCTGCATAAATATCATATGAGTCCATATATTCAAATACTAAATATAGCTACTTTAAGTAGAAGAAATCATAATAAAACTAACCCGCAAATTGACTCGTGAACATTTTTTGGTAAGAGTTCAGCAAACGCGAATGGAAACAAACGTTGCAtgaatacatgacaatcatgacttttcATCCCATATAATCTACCGGCGTGGTCATCGATTCAATTAGCTAGATTTGAAGCATATCCATCGGAGAACCTAACATCATCAACTATCCATTGAAAGAATTCATTCCTTGCGCTTGCATCTAACCGGAATATGGGAACTGGAGCTTTGCCATTGTCCATCAAATGTAACTCCTCACGCGAACATATATCAGCCAAATCCAAACGTGATTTTtgattatcttttgtttttccttCCACATTCAAGACAGTGTTGAAGATATtgtcaaaaaaattcttctcaatatgcataaCATCAAGATTATGCCTAAGAAGATGATTTTTCCAATATGGCAAATCCCAAAATATACTTCTCTTATGCCAATTATGGTACTGACCATAACCATCAATCCTTTCATGACCATTTCCCCCACAATCTGTTGTGCTATCTACATCAAAATCTCTGAACTGCCTGAGTATATCCTCTCCATCATAGCTTGAAATGGGATCATCATGCACAACTCTGTTTTTTCTAAAAAGCCTTCTATTACGCCGGTAAGGGTGATTCGGAGGCAAGAaccgacgatgacaatcaaaccaacatgaCTTCTGACCATGCTTTAGCTGAAATGCATCTGTATTATCTTGACAGTACGGACATGATAGTCTCCCATGTGCGGTCCAACCCGATAACATTCCATAAGCtggaaaatcattaattgtccaCATCAAAACGGCTTgcattttgaaattattttttagtgAGACATCATATGTGAGTACCCCTTCGAACCATAACATTTTCAGCTCTTCGATCAAAGGTTGTAGGAACACATCAAGAGACCGACGAGGGTGATTTGGTCCAGGAACTAGTATGGTCAGAAAtaaaaattcttgtttcttgcaGAGAGCTGGTGGTAGATTATATGgggtcacaataactggccagaGTGAATACTTCCGACCTGACTTCCCAAAAGGGTTGAACCCGTctgtgcataacccaagatacaCATTTCGTGCTTCAGCCGCAAAATCAGAATAAACATTTCGAAAATGCTTCCATGCTTCTGCATCAGATGGATGTGAAATTTCTCCAGTGAATTCATGTTCAGCGTGCCATCTCATTGACGCTGCAGTTTGTTCAGATTGGTAGAGCCTTTTTAACCTATCGGTGAttggcaaataccacattctctGGTAAGGAATTTTTTTCTCCCAGACGTTTCCTTAAATCTTTGCTTTCCACACCACTTGCATGCTTCCAAATTGCAGTCATCTCCCCAAAAAATCATGCAATTGTCTCTGCATACGTCTATCATTTCGTATGTTAACCGTAGTCCCGAGACCAATTTTTGAATTTCGTAAAATGATCCCGGTGCTAGATTATCTGCAGGCATATAATCTTTAGCAAAATCTGCAATTGCATCAACACAATCCTCAGCCAAATTCCATTCTGTTTTAATACTCATCAACCTAGTTGCAGCTGATAGAGCTGATAAACCATCTTTGCTTCCTTCATAGATCGGATTCCTAGCGGCTTGTAGAATATCATAAAACCGCTTTGCTTCTTCATTTGGTTCCTCAGCAATATTAGTCCCATCAATGGTTTCACGAAACACATCTCTAACTAT
The window above is part of the Brassica napus cultivar Da-Ae chromosome C8, Da-Ae, whole genome shotgun sequence genome. Proteins encoded here:
- the LOC111210414 gene encoding monoacylglycerol lipase; translation: MICSSGRTIVLATGISLPFNVDGTRNHHPINATARRRSPMRSISSPLVLTPGTSALFSTRELNRFVTVIQTKEVKQRKRNVVCCISPSPTPQPTKTVVVDDEVAVRRGLAMRRVLEDNGGDGSSVRDFSFFTTERGDTLFTQSWTRVGSVKNRGIVVLLHGLNEHSGRYNDFAKQLNVNGFKVYGIDWIGHGGSDGLHAYVPSLDYAVTDLSSFLEKVIAENPGLPCFCVGHSTGGAIILKAMLDPKIEAQVSGIVLTSPAVGVQPSHPIFGVIAPFLAFLIPRYQLSAAKKKIMPVSRDPEALLAKYSDPLVYTGFIRARTGYEILRLGSHLLENLNRIKVPFLVLHGTADTVTDPKATQRLYDEASSSDKSIKLFDGLLHDLLFEPERGIIAGVILDWLNRRV
- the LOC125591722 gene encoding uncharacterized protein LOC125591722, yielding MKGSVWLGFIVYWTLEKNAKRSKTNSKNRNSDRGGYGISKHTCGSCPYIRMRENMRDEVTGELPDMVTFMEKTHKRKSDGLFVDKKAEHIARRCRALEEEKLTQMTQGEETCGDLQLTQAEKMPFTILRLK
- the LOC125591721 gene encoding uncharacterized protein LOC125591721, producing MWYLPITDRLKRLYQSEQTAASMRWHAEHEFTGEISHPSDAEAWKHFRNVYSDFAAEARNVYLGLCTDGFNPFGKSGRKYSLWPVIVTPYNLPPALCKKQEFLFLTILVPGPNHPRRSLDVFLQPLIEELKMLWFEGVLTYDVSLKNNFKMQAVLMWTINDFPAYGMLSGWTAHGRLSCPYCQDNTDAFQLKHGQKSCWFDCHRRFLPPNHPYRRNRRLFRKNRVVHDDPISSYDGEDILRQFRDFDVDSTTDCGGNGHERIDGYGQYHNWHKRSIFWDLPYWKNHLLRHNLDVMHIEKNFFDNIFNTVLNVEGKTKDNQKSRLDLADICSREELHLMDNGKAPVPIFRLDASARNEFFQWIVDDVRFSDGYASNLAN